A window of Plutella xylostella chromosome 19, ilPluXylo3.1, whole genome shotgun sequence contains these coding sequences:
- the LOC105390974 gene encoding protein artichoke translates to MRTKTSIFVMVCWLSLVPIEACQVTQLECRINMICTDDITFGEPNNKQLCQPFQHRGYYNGYDYGQRDYDAYRGFSYDLSYNGPSSNLHLLNSNQLTKIQKLNLHDSMYDSIPDIILKMENLKYLILNRNALTQADFSNLRNLNYLEKLDLSNNLIDSISGSSKLAFNNLKFLNMSYNSLNNLPKDMFHAFPELFSLDLSYNEINSLDFMSFNGIKHLKYLNLTHNKIFDLNLSLLRIGDIEELDLSYNKMININAHEFKMFVNLNVLDLSHNLIVSIDPDAFKTMHSLSSLDLSYNNMEALDKYLFKNLSLLQKVDLSYNQITEIYPNTFKDNNISFISLTNNNLNGSILKYTFQGLSKITELDLSFQGLTTLDDYAFIGLDILRTLLLNNNELQNLPSKCFQGLDNLNQLDLSNNKLVNINFESSLLTQLYSLDLSNNDITHISTGDFTSLTSLEYLNLSNNSVSNLKSNSFENLFNLVNLNISGNRLNGSLHKNTFVGLSSLPSLDISKNMLKSVENGSFSGMDHLNDLKLSYGNINEIQYNAFIDIYNITYLDLSYNQIEVFVVNTTSLENVQEFILHNNLLTVISFERMYGLKKVILSNNKMKNMSIKTFKDQKYLQHLDLSQNGNLTFDFPIIQNQNRINKLILSGIINKLVFTDFINNNIEQLDFSNNNLSNVTLMDFQHLGHLKTLNLTRNTIETIQSGDFVGLKKIRDLVLSYNKIEYIQPGSFIDNSLMLILDISYNNLKTINYGVFSGLINLKVINLSYNRINTLKNYHFSELSDLNELIVDHNEIDYVGLEYFKRTKLKILSVGDNPITCDILFRIKKNHDRDINITAIKFDYNTENVDGITCNRNQFNGINFNEIENTNKTQELLKAILLNLPSKSSESKSQTILQDIRESIKNTSYLMIETLKRMSNLTISSDKFELKQNERLFEATLNQTTSIEHTQNKTNQLLYKIIEIANTIKLQNAVELNQTLYTYSVRTPKNLKLDLDDSLTEIQDKINQLEDKIRNLNSRINKNLTETFAVTTMKPNNEKLSSGTENLSDRYKPSSFLFIETCVALILLILVCFILYKFYNSKLFMTSHRTLSRRDMVDSMENTNL, encoded by the exons ATGAGAACGAAAA CTTCTATATTTGTTATGGTCTGCTGGCTAAGTTTGGTGCCAATAGAAGCTTGTCAAGTAACTCAACTCGAGTGCAGAATAAATATGATTTGCACAGACGACATCACCTTTGGAGAGCCAAATAACAAACAATTGTGTCAACCATTCCAACACCGAGGTTATTATAATGGTTATGACTATGGCCAACGTGATTATGACGCATATAGAGGATTCTCTTATGACTTGAGTTATAACGGACCCAGCTCTAATTTACACCTACTAAACTCTAACCAATTAACTAAGATACAAAAGTTAAATTTACACGACAGCATGTATGATTCAATACCtgatattatacttaaaatggagaatttaaaataccttatttTAAATCGGAATGCGTTAACGCAAGCTGATTTTTCAAACTTAAGGAATCTAAATTATCTTGAAAAGCTTGACTTGTCTAACAATCTAATAGACAGTATTTCAGGCAGCTCAAAACTTGCTTTTAACAATTTGAAATTCTTAAATATGTCCTACAACTCGCTGAACAATTTGCCAAAAGATATGTTTCATGCATTTCCTGAGTTATTTTCTCTTGACCTATCatacaatgaaataaattccCTCGATTTCATGTCTTTTAATGGTATAAAACATCTTAAGTACCTTAATTTGACGCACAATAAAATTTTCGACCTAAATTTATCTCTTTTAAGAATTGGTGACATTGAGGAACTTGATCTTTcatataataaaatgattaacATAAACGCACATGAATTCAAAAtgtttgtaaatttaaatgttttagacCTTAGTCATAATTTAATAGTTAGTATCGATCCGGACGCCTTTAAAACAATGCACTCTCTGTCAAGCTTGGACTTAAGCTACAATAATATGGAGGCATTGgataaatatctatttaaaaatctaTCCCTCTTACAAAAAGTTGATTTGTCTTATAATCAAATTACAGAAATTTATCCTAATACGTTCAAGGACaataatatttcttttatttctttaacaaataataatttgaatggttctattttaaaatacacgTTTCAGGGCCTTTCAAAAATAACTGAATTAGACTTAAGTTTTCAAGGCTTAACAACTTTGGATGATTATGCATTTATTGGGTTAGATATTCTTCGTACActtttgttaaataataatgagtTGCAAAATCTACCTTCGAAATGTTTTCAAGGACTTGATAATTTAAACCAATTGGATTTATCTAATAATAAgttagtaaatataaattttgaatCTTCGCTCTTAACGCAGTTATATTCTTTAGATTTATCAAATAATGATATTACACACATATCAACTGGTGATTTCACTAGTTTGACATCTCTAGAATATCTTAACTTATCAAATAACAGTGTTAGTAATCTCAAGTCTAACTCAtttgaaaatctttttaacctagttaatttaaatatttctggAAATCGACTAAATGGGTCTTTACACAAAAATACGTTCGTTGGTTTGAGTTCCCTGCCTAGTCTagatatttcaaaaaatatgttaaaaagTGTTGAAAACGGCTCGTTTAGTGGTATGGATCACTTAAATGATTTGAAATTATCGTATGGTAATATAAATGAAATTCAGTATAATGcatttattgatatttataatataacgtATCTCGATTTGTCTTACAATCAAATTGAGGTTTTTGTTGTGAATACTACCAGCTTAGAAAATGTAcaagaatttattttacataataatttattgactgttatctcatttgaaagaaTGTATGGACTGAAAAAGGTGATTTTATCtaacaataaaatgaaaaatatgtctattAAAACATTCAAAGATCAAAAATATCTCCAACACTTAGATTTATCTCAGAATGGAAACCTTACATTTGATTTTCCTATAATACAAAATCAGAACCGTATTAATAAGTTGATTTTGTCAGGTATAATCAATAAATTAGTATTTacagattttataaataataacatcgAGCAGTTAGATTTTTCGAACAACAATTTATCTAATGTTACACTTATGGATTTTCAACATTTAGGACATTTAAAAACTCTAAATTTGACTCGGAATACGATAGAAACAATTCAATCTGGTGATTTTGTTGggttgaaaaaaataagagaTCTTGTTTTAAGCTACAATAAAATTGAATATATTCAACCAGGTTCATTTATAGATAATTCGTTAATGTTAATATTAGATAtttcttataataatttaaaaactataaactatGGCGTTTTTTCTGGTTTAATAAAtctaaaagttataaatttatcatataatagaataaatacattaaaaaattatcatttttCTGAACTTTCTGACTTAAATGAACTTATTGTTGATCATAACGAAATTGATTACGTTGgtttagaatattttaaaagaacaaaattaaaaatattgagtgtTGGAGATAATCCGATAACTTGTGACATTTTGttcagaataaaaaaaaatcacgaTAGAGATATAAACATAACTGCAATAAAATTTGATTATAACACTGAAAACGTGGATGGTATTACTTGTAATAGAAATCAATTTAATGgcattaattttaatgaaattgaaAATACTAACAAAACACAAGAGTTACTAAAAgcaattttactaaatttgcCATCGAAAAGTTCAGAAAGCAAGAGTCAAACAATATTACAGGATATAAGAGAAAGCATTAAAAATACATCATATTTAATGATTGAAACATTAAAAAGAATGTCTAATTTAACAATTTCTTCCGATAAGTTCgaattaaaacaaaacgaaCGCCTATTTGAGGCGACTTTAAATCAAACAACGTCAATTGAACACactcaaaataaaacaaatcaacttctttataaaattatagaaataGCAAATACAATTAAACTACAGAACGCTGTTGAATTAAATCAAACACTCTATACATACTCTGTACGTACACCGAAAAATTTGAAACTTGATTTAGATGATAGTCTAACGGAAATTCAAGACAAAATTAATCAACTGGAAGATAAGATTCGAAATTTGAATTCAAGAATCAACAAAAACCTAACGGAAACATTTGCTGTGACAACTATGAAACCAAATAATGAAAAACTATCATCGGGTACTGAAAATCTGTCAGATAGATATAAGCCTTCGTCATTCTTATTTATAGAAACATGTGTggctttaatattattaatacttgtatgttttattttgtataaattttacaattccAAATTATTTATGACTTCTCATAGGACTCTGAGTAGAAGAGACATGGTTGACTCCAtggaaaatacaaatttataa